One genomic segment of Kordiimonas sp. SCSIO 12603 includes these proteins:
- a CDS encoding trimeric intracellular cation channel family protein, producing MEQLLTFFDLAGVFVFAISGALAAVRKGMDVFGIMVLALMPAVGGGTLRDLVLGEPVFWVQNTASIWAALAAAALTFFVAPKLESRMRWLIWADAAGLALFCVVGAEKALTVSGSPLIAVMLGVATGVAGGIVRDIICNEIPLVLKSESEIYATAAFVGAGLYCIMIFFALPPTYALWAGMLAAFLTRAAGIKYGWRLPKALY from the coding sequence ATGGAGCAGTTGCTGACATTCTTTGATCTCGCTGGTGTGTTTGTGTTTGCCATCTCTGGTGCGCTCGCAGCTGTGCGCAAAGGTATGGATGTATTCGGCATTATGGTGCTTGCGCTTATGCCAGCTGTAGGCGGCGGTACGCTCCGTGATCTGGTACTTGGTGAACCTGTGTTCTGGGTGCAGAATACGGCTAGTATCTGGGCTGCTCTTGCGGCGGCGGCGCTTACTTTTTTTGTGGCGCCAAAGCTTGAAAGCCGTATGCGCTGGCTCATCTGGGCGGATGCCGCGGGGCTCGCGCTTTTCTGTGTGGTAGGGGCTGAGAAAGCTTTAACGGTTTCTGGCAGCCCGCTTATCGCAGTGATGCTGGGCGTTGCAACAGGGGTTGCGGGCGGTATTGTGCGCGATATCATCTGCAATGAAATCCCGCTCGTGCTGAAAAGCGAGAGCGAGATTTATGCGACCGCTGCTTTTGTAGGCGCGGGGCTTTACTGCATCATGATTTTCTTTGCACTCCCCCCAACCTACGCCCTTTGGGCAGGCATGTTAGCTGCTTTCCTTACACGTGCTGCTGGCATCAAATACGGCTGGCGCTTGCCGAAAGCGCTTTATTAA
- a CDS encoding cobyric acid synthase, whose product MVAKSLMFQGTGSDVGKSILVAGLCRAYTRRGLKVLPFKPQNMSNNAAVTPCGGEIGRAQHLQALAARAEPTVHMNPVLLKPESDTGAQVVVHGKRYDRAEAGSYQAMKKHLLGAVMESFTKLKRNADLVLIEGAGSPAEVNLRANDIANMGFALPTNTPVVLIGDINRGGVIAAVTGTHKLLPPEEQALIKGTIINLFRGDVGLFDGGLVRMEEETGWPNFGVVPFLRCVGDLPPEDAVVLEKSAYSQKEKFRVVVPMLPRIANFDDIDPLKNEENIEVVFCRPGTPLPRDADLIIIPGSKATIADLRFMKSEGWDIDILAHARAGGAVLGICGGYQMLGDVVADPKGIEGQVTHENGLGLLPISTLLAEEKQTRVCEAKVMGLDCSITGYEIHAGESDTGGEFEPFMTVGNELIGLKAKGAPVWGTYLHGLFENGAFRKSFFAGIGAEISGADFGPKVEAALDALADALEEHLDLDAMLLHAQ is encoded by the coding sequence ATGGTCGCGAAATCACTGATGTTTCAGGGCACGGGCTCTGATGTAGGGAAATCTATTCTCGTGGCTGGTTTGTGCCGCGCCTATACTCGGCGCGGGCTGAAGGTGTTGCCGTTCAAGCCGCAGAATATGTCGAATAACGCAGCTGTCACACCGTGTGGTGGTGAAATTGGTCGTGCACAGCATTTGCAGGCACTGGCAGCGCGCGCTGAACCTACGGTGCATATGAACCCTGTGCTTTTGAAGCCTGAAAGCGATACAGGCGCACAGGTGGTGGTGCACGGCAAGCGGTATGACCGGGCGGAAGCTGGTTCTTATCAAGCTATGAAAAAGCATTTGCTTGGTGCGGTGATGGAAAGCTTCACCAAGCTTAAGCGAAACGCTGATCTCGTATTGATTGAAGGGGCAGGCAGCCCCGCTGAGGTGAACCTGCGGGCGAACGATATCGCCAACATGGGTTTCGCGCTGCCAACCAATACGCCTGTTGTGCTGATCGGAGATATAAACAGGGGCGGCGTAATCGCGGCTGTTACTGGCACGCATAAGCTACTGCCGCCCGAAGAGCAGGCGCTTATTAAAGGCACGATTATTAATCTGTTCCGCGGTGATGTAGGTCTTTTCGACGGTGGGCTTGTGCGCATGGAAGAAGAAACAGGATGGCCAAACTTTGGTGTGGTGCCGTTTCTCAGGTGCGTTGGTGATTTGCCGCCTGAGGATGCTGTGGTGCTCGAAAAATCCGCGTATTCGCAGAAGGAAAAATTCCGTGTGGTGGTGCCTATGCTGCCGCGCATCGCGAATTTTGATGATATTGATCCCTTAAAGAATGAAGAAAATATTGAAGTGGTTTTCTGCAGGCCCGGAACGCCTTTGCCGCGCGATGCTGACCTCATCATCATCCCGGGCAGTAAAGCCACAATCGCCGACCTTCGTTTTATGAAATCAGAAGGGTGGGATATTGATATTTTGGCCCATGCCCGCGCGGGTGGTGCTGTGCTTGGCATATGCGGTGGCTACCAAATGCTGGGTGACGTAGTGGCTGACCCAAAAGGGATTGAGGGGCAGGTGACCCACGAAAACGGCCTTGGCCTCTTGCCTATCAGCACACTGCTGGCGGAAGAAAAGCAAACCCGAGTGTGTGAAGCGAAAGTAATGGGGCTGGACTGTAGCATTACAGGCTATGAAATTCACGCGGGGGAAAGTGATACTGGTGGCGAGTTCGAACCTTTCATGACTGTGGGCAATGAACTTATTGGTTTAAAGGCCAAGGGCGCGCCTGTGTGGGGCACATATTTGCACGGTTTGTTTGAAAATGGCGCCTTCAGAAAAAGCTTCTTCGCTGGTATCGGTGCGGAAATCTCGGGCGCGGATTTTGGCCCCAAGGTGGAAGCAGCGCTGGATGCCCTAGCTGACGCGCTTGAGGAGCATCTTGACCTTGATGCAATGCTGCTGCACGCTCAGTGA